A genome region from Camelina sativa cultivar DH55 chromosome 10, Cs, whole genome shotgun sequence includes the following:
- the LOC104716637 gene encoding L-ascorbate peroxidase 3, peroxisomal-like produces the protein MATPIVDADYLKEITKARRDLRSLISNKNCAPIMLRLAWHDAGTYDAQSKTGGPNGSIRNEEEYSHGANNGLKIALDLCEGVKAKYPKITYADLYQLAGVVAVEVTGGPDINFVPGRKDSKVSTREGRLPDAKQGFQHLRDVFYRMGVSDKDIVALSGAHTLGRAHPERSGFDGAWTEEPLKFDNSYFVELLKGESEGLLKLPTDKTLLEDPEFRRYVELYAKDEDAFFRDYAESHKKLSELGFNPSSSGGKAVADSTILAQSAFGVVVAAAVVAFGYFYEVRKRMK, from the exons ATGGCGACGCCGATTGTTGACGCAGACTACTTGAAAGAAATCACCAAGGCTCGCCGTGACCTCCGCTCTCTCATCTCGAACAAGAACTGTGCTCCGATCATGCTCCGATTGGC ATGGCACGATGCTGGAACCTATGATGCTCAATCGAAGACTGGTGGACCTAATGGCTCTATCAGGAACGAAGAGGAGTACTCTCATGGTGCCAACAATGGTTTGAAGATCGCTCTCGATCTCTGTG AGGGAGTTAAAGCTAAGTATCCCAAAATCACATACGCAGACCTATATCAG CTTGCTGGTGTGGTAGCAGTTGAGGTTACTGGTGGACCTGACATCAACTTCGTTCCTGGGAGAAAA GATTCAAAGGTCTCCACCAGGGAAGGAAGACTTCCTGATGCTAAACAAG GTTTTCAACATCTAAGAGATGTATTCTACCGCATGGGAGTATCTGATAAGGATATTGTGGCACTCTCAGGGGCTCATACTCTG GGAAGGGCTCATCCAGAGAGGTCAGGCTTCGATGGAGCATGGACTGAAGAGCCTCTGAAGTTTGATAACTCCTACTTCGt GGAACTGCTGAAAGGAGAATCAGAGGGCTTGTTGAAACTTCCAACTGACAAGACTTTATTGGAAGACCCGGAATTCCGTCGTTATGTTGAGCTCTATGCAAAG GATGAAGATGCATTCTTCAGAGACTACGCTGAATCTCACAAGAAACTCTCTGAGCTTGGTTTCAACCCAAGCTCCTCAGGGGGAAAAGCGGTTGCAGACAGCACGATTCTGGCACAGAGCGCGTTCGGGGTTGTGGTTGCTGCTGCGGTCGTGGCCTTTGGTTACTTTTACGAAGTTCGGAAGAGGATGAAGTAA
- the LOC104716639 gene encoding transcription factor MYB32-like, with protein sequence MGRSPCCEKDHTNKGAWTKEEDDKLISYIKAHGEGCWRSLPRSAGLQRCGKSCRLRWINYLRPDLKRGNFTLDEDDLIIKLHSLLGNKWSLIATRLPGRTDNEIKNYWNTHVKRKLLRKGIDPATHRPINETKTPQDSCESSKTEDPLVKILSFGPQPEKQENFGEERAQKGLICKKDRVEYSGRCLDLNLELRISPPWQDQLQDETNMRFQREKRLCTACRFGLGNVKECSCDNVKCQTEDSSSSSYSSSDISSSIAAYDFLGLNTRVLDFSSLEMQ encoded by the exons atggggagGTCTCCTTGCTGCGAGAAGGACCACACGAACAAAGGAGCTTGGactaaggaagaagatgataagcTCATCTCTTACATCAAAGCTCACGGTGAAGGTTGTTGGCGCTCTCTTCCTAGATCCGCCGGTCTTCAACGGTGTGGCAAAAGTTGCCGTCTCCGCTGGATTAACTATCTCCGTCCTGATCTCAAGAGGGGTAATTTCACCCTCGATGAAGATGATCTCATCATCAAACTCCATAGCCTTCTCGGGAACAA gtggTCTCTTATTGCGACGAGGTTACCGGGAAGAACAGATAACGAGATTAAGAATTACTGGAATACACATGTGAAGAGGAAGCTATTAAGAAAAGGGATTGATCCAGCGACTCATCGGCCGATCAACGAGACTAAAACTCCTCAAGATTCGTGTGAATCTAGTAAAACAGAGGACCCTCTTGTCAAGATTCTCTCTTTCGGTCCTCAACCggagaaacaagaaaatttcGGGGAGGAGAGAGCTCAGAAGGGACTGATTTGCAAAAAGGATAGAGTTGAGTACTCAGGAAGATGTCTAGATTTGAATCTTGAGCTTAGGATAAGCCCGCCATGGCAAGACCAGCTCCAGGATGAGACGAACATGCGGTTCCAGAGAGAAAAGCGTCTGTGTACTGCGTGCCGTTTTGGATTGGGGAACGTGAAGGAGTGTAGCTGTGATAATGTGAAATGTCAAACAGAGGACAGTAGTAGCAGCAGTTATTCTTCTAGCGACATTAGTAGTAGCATTGCTGCTTATGACTTCTTGGGTCTAAACACTAGGGTTTTGGATTTTAGCTCTTTGGAAatgcaatga